The DNA window AAACATTACGTATCCGATGAGACAGCCATGAAGGTTACCACCGCAGAAATGCTGTCCGAAGAATATGCTGCCAGACGCCGCGCCCTGATCGGCCGCGATGCCATCATGCCTTCGGCAGGCGACCCCAAATGCGGAGGTACCGTATACATGTGCGCTGCGGACGGTGAAGGGAATATGGTTTCCTATATTCAGAGCAACTACTGGGGATTCGGATCCGGTATTGTCATTCCAGGAACCGGAATCAGCCTCCAGAACAGGGGATACAGCTTCTCTCTCAACAAAGAAGACGCAAACTGTCTCGCACCGGGAAAAAAAGCATTCCATACCATTATTCCTGCATTTCTCACAAAAGACGGCGAAGCCATCGGCCCGTTCGGCGTAATGGGCGGTTTTATGCAGCCTCAGGGCCACTTACAGGTAATTACCAATACGCTTGATTTTCATATGAACCCACAGGAGGCACTTGACGCTCCCAGATGGCAGTGGACCGGCGGAAAGGATATTGAAGTGGAGCGCGGATTCCCTTACGCCCTCACCGAAGAACTTGTCAGGAGAGGCCATAATATTAAGGTACTCCCGGAATCGTTGAATTTCGGCCGCGGACAGATTATCTGGAGAGATGAAAACGGAACTCTGACCGGTGCAACCGAGCCCCGTACGGACGGAACCGTTGCCGCCTGGTAATAGTTAAAATAAATTTTATACGCTTTAAAATCAATCAACAAAAGCAACCATTACAGGAGCTGCAGAAAATATGAAGGAATTAATTTCAATCTTTATCTCCTTTTCAAGATGGGAAGCGTTACATTTGGCGGTGGATACGCCATGCTCCCTATCCTGAGAAAGGAATGTGTGGAAAATAAAAAATGGATTACCGAAGAACAGGTGATGGATTACTATGCCGTCAGCCAGGGACTTCCGGGAATCATTGCAGTGAATGTATCTGTTTTCATCGGATACCACCGCAAAAAATTCCTCGGCGGAATTGCCGCGGCCCTGGGCTGTGTGACTCCCTGTATTATCATAATCAGTATGATTGCCGCCTTCCTGTCCAATTTTCAGGATAACATATTGATAAAGCAGGCCATGACCGGTGTTTCCATCTGTGTTGTGGCCCTGATCCTGGACGCTGTCCTGGGACTGTGGAAAAAAGGCGTCAAGGATATCTGGGGGCTTGCCATCTGTCTGCTCGTGTTTATTCTCACCGAATTCAGTCCCATCTCCCCAATCCTTGTGATTGTGGGCGCCGGTCTGACGGGAGTAATCCTTAAAAACTGGATACTGACCAAAAAAGAGGTGGTAAAATGATTTTCATCAACTTATTTTTAGAATTTTTCAAGATCGGCCTGTTCGCCATAGGCGGAGGCATGGCAACCATCCCCTTTCTCCAGCAGTTGAGCCTTAATACGGGATGGTTTCCCATGGAACTGATAACCGATATGATTGCAATCTCAGAATCGACTCCAGGCCCGATTGGAATCAATATGGCTACGTATGTCGGCTACAATATAGCCGGCATCGCCGGAGGCATAACCGCCACCCTGGGAGAAATCCTTCCGGCCATGATTATCGTGACCCTCGTGTCAAAATCACTGGAAAAATTCAGCAACAACCGGCAGATAGACAATATCTTTTACGGCCTGCGCCCCGCTGTCACGGGACTGATCGCGGCCGCTGGATTTGATGTCTTTAAAATAATGCTTTAAGGCATCTGCCGCAGCCCCTACGCTGATGAGTGTTATTTCCATGATTTCATGGGGAAAAATTGCCTACTTTATCATTATTTTTATCCTGATCAAAAAATTAAAAAAGCATCCCATCGTGTATATTGCATCTTCAGCAGCCGCAGGGATCGCACTGGCGCCTGTTTTCGCACTGTAATTGAGGAAAGAGAACTGCGCCGGGACGGCCGAAGTTCGGAATGGTGAGAGAGAGACTGTGAGTCTTCAGTCCCGGTTTGAAGGTTGTCGCGGGTGGGGAATCCGGGAAGGTTATGGCCCGGGACTGAAGACGCGAAGGTTGTCGCCATCCCAAATTCCGGCCTACGGCCGCTGATTTGTTCTATTATTTCAAACGGGAGAAGACATTCTCGCGGCCACTACGTTTCTTCGTATGCCGCGAGAATGTCTTCTTTTTCATCTTAAATTATGATCTGCTTTTTAGCTCTCTATATATCCTTGAATGTCACAATGAAATTTAATAATTCAATCATTAAATTCAAGCATTAACATAATCTCTAGTTTTTTCACTGAATTCAACTCTAAACACCTAAAAATGTAAAGATTTCACAACTCCATAGTGGCCGCGACAATACCTCCCCTTACTTGACAAAGAGACAATCAGCCCCTGAAGCCGGCGGACGGGGCAACAACCTTCCCTGAGTCTTCAGTCCCGTCGACAACCTGCCCGGGGAAGGAAGGAGAAAAGATTCCGAAGGGGACATTGGAGCCCGCCGGTGCTTAGACGGCGTTCTTTGACGTCTTAGCATCCGCTGTGCGCTCCACAAGCGGGAGCGGGTCCCCGTAGGAATCTTTTCTCCTGGATTCCCCTCACCACACCCTACAAACCGGGACTGAAGACTCATATACCACCTCCCACTCCCCCGTCCGCCGTCTTACAGCGGCGTCCTCGCATCTCAACCATCTACACCACTAATATCTCCGTCTGAACCGGCCCATAAATTCTGGCCTTCTTATCCTCTGTCAAATGTACGTCGAATTCCAGTCTCACCCCATATTTTTCCGTATAAATTCCAGGTTCCACTGAGAACATGGTACCTGGCAGTAGACAGCGTACATCATGGGTCTCAAAGTCGTCCAGATTGGCGCCGATTCCATGGCAGGTATGGCCGATATTGTGGCCTGTTCTATGCATCAGAAATTGATCCAGCCCCTTTTCACAAAAAAGGGTCCGCGCCAGCTCGTCCACCTCATAGCCGCGGATCTCCCTCCCCTGATTGAGACGCTCTTCAATAAAGGTCATAATCCGGTTCCGCACCTCATTCACCGTCTCAAACAGGCGGCGGTATTCCGGATCAATCTCCGGACCCACATTCATGCACCATGAAATATCATAATAAATAGAATCCGTTCCCGGCATCCGGCCCGCAATATCTATAATCAGACGGCTGCCCTCCCGGATCTGTGCCGAACCGTGCTCCGAAGGCTCATATCCTGGATCACAGGCATGTTCGTCAATCCCGAAAAACGGCGGTGAATCCATATAAATTCCCTCGGCCGCAATAAGGCGTTCCATCTCTTTTAACATCATCCACTCGTCGATATAGATCCCGGCATTCAGATTGCTTCGTATCCAGTAAAACGTCTGATCCAAAATCCGATGGATCGCCTCCCCTGCCTGCTTGTGGGATTCTATCTGTGATTTCGTAAGCACCGCACCGAAAAACTGCATTAAATCTGCCGAGGAAATCAGTTCTATCTCAAACGTCTTTAAATATTCTGCAAGTCCCGCATCCATGGAACTTATCGTCGGAACATTCCCCCCAGATGAATACTGGCAGGCAATCTGC is part of the [Clostridium] symbiosum genome and encodes:
- a CDS encoding chromate transporter, translating into MIFINLFLEFFKIGLFAIGGGMATIPFLQQLSLNTGWFPMELITDMIAISESTPGPIGINMATYVGYNIAGIAGGITATLGEILPAMIIVTLVSKSLEKFSNNRQIDNIFYGLRPAVTGLIAAAGFDVFKIML
- a CDS encoding M24 family metallopeptidase, with amino-acid sequence MGRNPIQSAKPVQTGEAGGIIPDIEKIQSLLRHYSLDGWIFSDFQGRDFITGDFLKLTERKCTRRLFYFIPVQGEPVKLLSAIEPLLLDHLPGRKILYKGMREQRRELSKFLLPGMQIACQYSSGGNVPTISSMDAGLAEYLKTFEIELISSADLMQFFGAVLTKSQIESHKQAGEAIHRILDQTFYWIRSNLNAGIYIDEWMMLKEMERLIAAEGIYMDSPPFFGIDEHACDPGYEPSEHGSAQIREGSRLIIDIAGRMPGTDSIYYDISWCMNVGPEIDPEYRRLFETVNEVRNRIMTFIEERLNQGREIRGYEVDELARTLFCEKGLDQFLMHRTGHNIGHTCHGIGANLDDFETHDVRCLLPGTMFSVEPGIYTEKYGVRLEFDVHLTEDKKARIYGPVQTEILVV